In Arthrobacter burdickii, one DNA window encodes the following:
- the qcrB gene encoding cytochrome bc1 complex cytochrome b subunit yields the protein MSSSTATQSYVPKTRVGKVTDYVDSRVGGSGIVKEFGRKIFPDHWTFMFGEVALYTFIILLLTGTFLTFFYDPSMAETHYEGSYLPLRGVEMSVAYASSLDISFDIRGGLFMRQIHHWAALLFAASVAVHMLRVFFTGAFRRPREFNWVVGCTLVILSLAAGFTGYSLPDDLLSGNGLRIIDGVMKALPVVGTYLSFFLFGGEFPGTMIIGRLYVLHILLIPAVILLMIGVHLFMVVLHKHAQFPGPGRTNTNVVGYPVGPVYAAKAGGFFFIVFGVLAAIAAAFTINPIWNYGPYDPSPVSAGTQPDWYIGWVDGALRLMPGTIGNFDFEFMIPFPWGVNALSLNVLVPALVPATIVFALMFTWPWIEAWVTKDKREHHLLNRPRNAPTRTAVGVAGVVFYCVLWAAASSDLIATHFLVSLNDVTYWLRFLVFFGPVIAFMVTRRIALALQRKDREIALHGRETGRIVRLPHGEFIEVHEPVDDYKRYKLVSFDSPEVMVPTADANGKVSLLDKVHGRASRFFFEDRVAPVTPKELAASHGDHHDEVAGAKDRESIASH from the coding sequence ATGAGCAGCTCAACTGCGACGCAAAGTTACGTGCCGAAGACGCGCGTAGGAAAGGTCACCGACTATGTCGACTCCCGGGTCGGCGGCTCGGGGATCGTCAAGGAGTTCGGCCGGAAGATCTTCCCGGACCACTGGACGTTCATGTTCGGTGAGGTGGCCCTGTACACCTTCATCATCCTGCTGCTCACCGGTACCTTCCTCACCTTCTTCTACGACCCGTCGATGGCCGAGACGCACTACGAGGGCAGCTACCTTCCCCTGCGCGGCGTCGAGATGTCCGTGGCCTATGCCTCGTCCCTCGACATCTCGTTCGACATCCGCGGCGGCCTGTTCATGCGGCAGATCCACCACTGGGCGGCTCTGCTCTTCGCGGCCTCCGTGGCCGTGCACATGCTCCGCGTCTTCTTCACCGGCGCGTTCCGCCGTCCCCGTGAATTCAACTGGGTCGTCGGTTGCACCCTGGTCATCCTGAGCCTGGCGGCCGGCTTCACCGGCTACTCGCTCCCCGACGACCTCCTGTCGGGCAACGGCCTGCGCATCATCGACGGCGTCATGAAGGCGCTCCCCGTGGTCGGCACCTACCTGAGCTTCTTCCTCTTCGGCGGGGAGTTCCCCGGCACGATGATCATCGGACGCCTCTACGTTCTCCACATCCTGCTGATCCCGGCCGTGATCCTGCTCATGATCGGCGTCCACCTGTTCATGGTCGTGCTCCACAAGCACGCGCAGTTCCCTGGCCCGGGCCGGACCAACACGAACGTGGTCGGCTACCCCGTCGGTCCGGTCTACGCAGCGAAGGCCGGCGGATTCTTCTTCATCGTGTTCGGCGTGCTGGCCGCGATCGCCGCAGCGTTCACGATCAACCCGATCTGGAACTACGGCCCGTACGACCCCTCCCCCGTGTCGGCCGGAACGCAGCCCGACTGGTACATCGGCTGGGTCGACGGCGCCCTGCGCCTCATGCCGGGCACGATCGGTAACTTCGACTTCGAGTTCATGATCCCGTTCCCCTGGGGAGTGAACGCGCTCTCGCTGAACGTGCTGGTCCCCGCCCTGGTCCCCGCGACCATCGTCTTCGCCCTCATGTTCACCTGGCCCTGGATCGAGGCGTGGGTGACCAAGGACAAGCGCGAGCACCACCTGCTCAACCGCCCGCGCAACGCTCCTACCCGCACCGCCGTCGGCGTCGCAGGCGTCGTGTTCTACTGCGTCCTGTGGGCTGCTGCCAGCTCCGACCTCATCGCCACCCACTTCCTGGTGTCGCTGAACGACGTGACCTACTGGCTGCGCTTCCTGGTGTTCTTCGGTCCGGTCATCGCCTTCATGGTCACGCGCCGCATCGCGCTGGCCCTGCAGCGCAAGGACCGCGAGATCGCCCTCCACGGCCGCGAAACCGGACGTATCGTGCGGCTGCCGCACGGCGAGTTCATCGAGGTCCACGAGCCGGTCGACGACTACAAGCGATACAAGCTGGTCAGCTTCGATTCGCCCGAGGTCATGGTGCCCACCGCGGACGCGAACGGCAAGGTCAGCCTGCTCGACAAGGTCCACGGTCGGGCGTCCCGCTTCTTCTTCGAGGACCGGGTCGCACCGGTCACGCCGAAGGAACTGGCGGCGTCACACGGCGACCACCACGACGAGGTTGCCGGTGCGAAGGATCGCGAGTCGATCGCAAGCCACTAG
- a CDS encoding GntR family transcriptional regulator: protein MAVLPRPFNAEPLDAASGAPKHVQLRESLRRYVRQFGEPGEGIPSERQLSEYFGVARMTVRQAIDALVAEEVLERIVGLGTFVARSKMDLHMKMTSYSEEMIRRGMVPDARVLSFEQQGATPLVARELQIEIGQPVVRFRRQLLADGEPMSVDENFIPAHRVKGILDDPPPTSLYHVLSEKYGLVMEWGEDTIEATAASPAIARLLNVEMNAPLLKIQRHAYVARAMIDYSVSYYRADRYKLWVPLQRPGVRTPRAYTSKRLG, encoded by the coding sequence ATGGCGGTGCTGCCGAGGCCCTTCAACGCCGAGCCGCTCGACGCAGCGTCCGGGGCGCCCAAGCATGTCCAGCTGCGCGAGAGCCTGCGGCGCTACGTGCGGCAGTTCGGGGAACCCGGGGAGGGCATTCCGTCCGAGCGTCAGCTCAGCGAATACTTCGGCGTGGCACGCATGACGGTACGCCAGGCCATCGACGCTCTGGTCGCGGAGGAAGTCCTCGAGCGCATCGTCGGCCTGGGGACCTTCGTGGCACGCAGCAAGATGGATCTGCACATGAAGATGACCTCCTACTCGGAGGAGATGATCCGTCGAGGCATGGTGCCCGACGCCAGGGTGCTGAGCTTCGAGCAGCAGGGCGCCACGCCACTCGTGGCGAGGGAGCTACAGATCGAGATCGGGCAGCCGGTCGTGCGGTTCCGCCGGCAGCTGCTCGCCGACGGGGAGCCCATGAGCGTCGACGAGAACTTCATCCCCGCGCACCGCGTCAAGGGCATCCTCGATGATCCGCCGCCGACGTCGCTGTACCACGTGCTCAGCGAGAAGTACGGCCTGGTGATGGAGTGGGGCGAGGACACCATCGAGGCGACCGCTGCGTCGCCGGCGATCGCGCGGCTGCTCAACGTGGAGATGAACGCGCCGCTGCTGAAGATCCAGCGCCATGCCTACGTCGCGCGCGCCATGATCGACTACTCGGTCTCGTACTACCGGGCGGACCGCTACAAGCTCTGGGTGCCCCTGCAGCGGCCGGGTGTGCGTACGCCGCGGGCCTACACCTCGAAGCGCCTCGGGTAG
- a CDS encoding dipeptidase, with translation MTSTNTSTEQSHDRSHVVEQLRASVDAAFPRVVEQLSGLVAIQGIAWEAFDAAELDRSADAVAALIRGVGIDDVRVLRVDNDGTPGGPAVVARRAAAEGKPTVLLYAHHDVQPPGDPALWETEPFVATERDGRLYGRGAADDKAGIMAHIGAFGALTEVLGDSFGVGVTLFIEGEEEAGSPTFRTFLETYRDDLEADVIVVADSSNWKVGVPALTTSLRGLVDGTIEVQVLDHAVHSGMFGGPVLDAPTLLARLIATLHDDAGDVAIAGLRGGDLASVEYDERDYRSDASVLDGVELAGTGSIASRLWHKPALSIIGMDIPSVALSSNTLLPRARAKFSLRLAPGEDPQAAMAAVRAHVESHAPFGARVTFTPGETGSPFQTDTSEPASRLALEALEEAWGVQPVEAGMGGSIPFIADLTELFPSAQILITGVEDPDSRAHSANESLHLGEFRKAVLAEAILLARLNDEGLAGA, from the coding sequence ATGACTTCCACGAATACCTCCACCGAGCAGTCGCACGACCGGTCCCACGTCGTCGAGCAGTTGCGGGCGAGCGTCGACGCCGCGTTCCCCCGCGTCGTCGAGCAGCTCTCGGGCCTCGTCGCCATCCAGGGCATCGCCTGGGAAGCGTTCGACGCGGCCGAGCTGGACCGCAGCGCCGACGCCGTTGCCGCACTGATCCGGGGTGTCGGCATCGACGATGTCCGCGTCCTGCGCGTGGACAACGACGGGACTCCCGGCGGGCCCGCCGTCGTCGCCCGCCGCGCGGCGGCCGAGGGCAAGCCGACCGTCCTCCTCTACGCCCACCACGATGTGCAGCCGCCCGGAGATCCGGCGCTGTGGGAGACGGAGCCCTTCGTCGCCACGGAGCGCGACGGCAGGCTCTACGGTCGCGGAGCGGCCGACGACAAGGCGGGCATCATGGCGCACATCGGCGCCTTCGGAGCCCTCACCGAAGTACTCGGCGACTCCTTCGGGGTCGGGGTGACGCTCTTCATCGAGGGGGAGGAGGAGGCCGGCTCGCCGACCTTCCGCACGTTCCTCGAGACGTACCGCGACGACCTCGAGGCCGACGTGATCGTCGTCGCCGATTCCAGCAACTGGAAAGTAGGGGTGCCGGCACTGACCACGAGCCTGCGCGGGCTGGTGGACGGCACCATCGAGGTGCAGGTCCTCGACCACGCCGTGCACTCCGGCATGTTCGGTGGTCCGGTCCTCGACGCGCCGACCCTCCTCGCGCGGCTCATCGCGACACTGCACGACGACGCCGGCGACGTCGCCATCGCGGGCCTGCGGGGCGGCGACCTCGCGTCCGTCGAGTACGACGAGCGGGACTACCGCTCCGACGCCTCGGTGCTCGACGGCGTCGAACTCGCCGGCACGGGCTCGATCGCCTCCCGCCTGTGGCACAAGCCTGCCCTGTCCATCATCGGCATGGACATCCCGAGCGTCGCCCTGTCCTCCAACACGCTGCTGCCGCGGGCGCGCGCCAAGTTCAGCCTCCGGCTCGCTCCCGGCGAGGATCCGCAGGCCGCCATGGCCGCCGTGCGGGCCCACGTCGAGTCCCACGCCCCCTTCGGGGCCAGGGTCACGTTCACACCGGGGGAGACCGGCAGCCCCTTCCAGACGGACACCTCCGAGCCGGCGTCGCGCCTGGCACTGGAGGCACTCGAGGAGGCCTGGGGCGTGCAGCCCGTGGAGGCCGGCATGGGTGGCTCCATCCCCTTCATCGCCGACCTGACCGAGCTCTTCCCCTCGGCGCAGATCCTGATCACCGGCGTCGAGGACCCGGATTCGCGGGCCCACAGCGCCAACGAGTCGCTGCACCTGGGAGAGTTCCGGAAGGCCGTGCTCGCCGAGGCGATCCTGCTCGCCCGGCTCAACGACGAAGGACTCGCCGGCGCGTGA
- the ctaD gene encoding aa3-type cytochrome oxidase subunit I gives MSTFEYTLEEAGTIAAPRVVPRSKGRIVVNWITTTDHKTIGYMYLIASFVFFCFAGVMALIIRAELFEPGMQVLQTKEQYNQLFTMHGTVMLLMFATPLFAGFTNVIMPLQIGAPDVAFPRLNALAFWFFLFGSTIAVSGFITPQGAASFGWFAYAPLSSTTFSPGIGGDLWVFGLALSGFGTILGGVNFVTTIICMRAPGLTMWRMPIFTWNALITSILVLMAFPPFAAALFALGADRRFGAHIFDPEAGGAILWQHLFWFFGHPEVYIIALPFFGIVSEIFPVFSRKPIFGYKGLVYATISIAALSVTVWAHHMYVTGAVLLPFFAFMTMLIAVPTGVKFFNWIGTMWRGSLTFETPMLWSIGFLVTFLFGGLTGIILASPPLDFHVSDTYFVVAHFHYVVFGTVVFAMFAGFYFWWPKFTGKMLNERLGKIHFWMLFLGFHATFLIQHWLGVEGMPRRYADYLPEDGFTAMNQFSTIGSFVLGASLIPFFWNVYITWRSGKKVEVDDPWGFGASLEWATSCPPPRHNFTSLPRIRSERPALDLHHPELQQTHTPDDNAAGQILGSAARKDANV, from the coding sequence ATGTCCACCTTCGAATACACCCTTGAGGAAGCCGGCACCATAGCCGCTCCGCGTGTTGTTCCCCGGTCCAAGGGACGCATCGTCGTCAACTGGATCACGACGACGGACCACAAGACCATCGGGTACATGTACCTGATCGCCTCGTTCGTCTTCTTCTGCTTCGCCGGCGTGATGGCGCTGATCATCCGCGCCGAGCTCTTCGAGCCCGGGATGCAGGTCCTGCAGACGAAGGAGCAGTACAACCAGCTGTTCACGATGCACGGCACAGTGATGCTCCTGATGTTCGCGACACCGCTGTTCGCCGGCTTCACCAACGTCATCATGCCGCTGCAGATCGGGGCGCCCGACGTCGCCTTCCCGCGGCTGAACGCCCTGGCCTTCTGGTTCTTCCTCTTCGGCAGCACCATCGCGGTCTCCGGATTCATCACCCCCCAGGGTGCGGCCTCGTTCGGCTGGTTCGCGTACGCCCCGCTCTCGAGCACCACCTTCTCGCCGGGCATCGGCGGGGACCTGTGGGTCTTCGGCCTCGCACTGTCCGGCTTCGGCACCATCCTCGGTGGCGTCAACTTCGTCACGACGATCATCTGCATGCGTGCTCCAGGCCTGACCATGTGGCGGATGCCGATCTTCACCTGGAACGCCCTCATCACCTCGATCCTGGTGCTGATGGCCTTCCCACCGTTCGCCGCAGCCCTGTTCGCACTCGGTGCCGACCGCCGCTTCGGTGCCCACATCTTCGACCCGGAAGCCGGCGGTGCCATCCTGTGGCAGCACCTCTTCTGGTTCTTCGGCCACCCCGAGGTGTACATCATCGCGCTGCCGTTCTTCGGCATCGTCTCCGAGATCTTCCCCGTCTTCAGCCGCAAGCCGATCTTCGGCTACAAGGGCCTCGTCTACGCGACGATCTCGATCGCCGCCCTCTCCGTGACGGTGTGGGCGCACCACATGTACGTCACCGGCGCGGTCCTGCTGCCGTTCTTCGCCTTCATGACGATGCTCATCGCCGTGCCGACGGGCGTGAAGTTCTTCAACTGGATCGGCACCATGTGGCGCGGGTCCCTGACCTTCGAGACCCCGATGCTGTGGAGCATCGGCTTCCTCGTCACCTTCCTCTTCGGCGGTCTGACCGGCATCATCCTGGCGTCGCCGCCGCTGGACTTCCACGTCTCGGACACCTACTTCGTGGTGGCCCACTTCCACTACGTGGTCTTCGGCACTGTCGTGTTCGCGATGTTCGCCGGGTTCTACTTCTGGTGGCCCAAGTTCACCGGCAAGATGCTGAACGAGCGCCTCGGCAAGATCCACTTCTGGATGCTGTTCCTCGGCTTCCACGCCACGTTCCTGATCCAGCACTGGCTCGGTGTGGAGGGCATGCCCCGCCGCTACGCCGACTACCTGCCGGAGGACGGCTTCACGGCGATGAACCAGTTCTCGACCATCGGGTCCTTCGTCCTCGGAGCCTCGCTGATCCCGTTCTTCTGGAACGTCTACATCACGTGGCGCAGCGGCAAGAAGGTAGAGGTGGACGATCCCTGGGGCTTCGGAGCCTCGCTGGAGTGGGCGACGTCGTGCCCGCCCCCACGCCACAACTTCACCTCGCTCCCGCGCATCCGCTCGGAGCGCCCGGCCCTGGACCTGCACCACCCCGAGCTGCAGCAGACCCACACGCCCGATGACAACGCCGCGGGCCAGATCCTGGGCTCCGCCGCCCGGAAGGACGCGAACGTATGA
- a CDS encoding quinone-dependent dihydroorotate dehydrogenase, with protein sequence MRFYPTFFRIVFSGMDAERAHRIGFALIRVADLPPVGWALRRFCAPDPRLATTAFGVDFPSPFGLAAGFDKAGKGVLPLTALGFGHVEIGTITGQAQPGNPAPRLFRLVEDRAVINRMGFNNDGAAAVAPRLLSARQRLARRYGARSRPVVGVNIGKTKKVDLADAVADYLVSAEQLAPVADYLVVNVSSPNTPGLRLLQTVESLRPLLEAVRRTADEAAGRHVPLLVKIAPDLMDSDIDDVGALALDLGLDGIVATNTTITRENLVTDPATVMAKGVGGLSGAPLKARSLEVLKRLRAAVGDQLAIVAVGGVETPEDVLERLEAGATLVQGYTAFLYEGPFWAHRINRGLLRARRTAA encoded by the coding sequence ATGCGCTTCTACCCGACCTTCTTCCGGATCGTGTTCTCCGGAATGGACGCCGAACGGGCCCACAGGATCGGGTTCGCCCTCATCCGGGTCGCCGACCTTCCACCTGTGGGATGGGCGCTGCGGCGTTTCTGCGCGCCCGATCCCCGCCTAGCCACCACCGCCTTCGGGGTGGACTTCCCTTCACCGTTCGGCCTCGCTGCCGGCTTCGACAAGGCGGGCAAGGGCGTGCTTCCGCTGACCGCGCTCGGCTTCGGGCATGTGGAGATCGGGACGATCACCGGCCAGGCCCAGCCCGGCAACCCGGCGCCCAGGCTCTTCCGGCTCGTCGAGGACAGGGCGGTCATCAATCGAATGGGCTTCAACAACGACGGGGCGGCTGCCGTCGCCCCGCGCCTGCTGTCGGCCCGGCAGCGGCTGGCCCGGCGCTACGGCGCACGTTCGCGCCCGGTCGTCGGGGTCAACATCGGCAAGACCAAGAAAGTGGACCTCGCCGATGCCGTCGCCGACTACCTCGTGAGCGCCGAGCAGCTGGCCCCCGTGGCGGACTACCTCGTGGTCAACGTGTCCTCGCCGAACACCCCGGGCCTCCGGCTGCTCCAGACCGTGGAGTCGCTCCGGCCCCTGCTCGAAGCGGTCCGCCGCACCGCCGACGAGGCGGCGGGGCGCCATGTGCCGCTCCTCGTCAAGATCGCCCCCGACCTGATGGACTCCGACATCGATGACGTCGGCGCCCTCGCGCTGGATCTGGGGCTGGACGGCATCGTGGCCACGAACACCACCATCACGCGTGAGAACCTCGTCACCGATCCCGCGACCGTGATGGCCAAGGGTGTGGGCGGCCTGAGCGGCGCACCGCTCAAGGCGCGGTCCCTCGAGGTCCTCAAGCGCCTGCGTGCCGCCGTGGGGGATCAGCTCGCCATCGTCGCCGTAGGCGGCGTCGAGACCCCCGAGGACGTCCTCGAGCGGCTGGAGGCCGGCGCCACCCTCGTCCAGGGGTACACGGCGTTCCTCTACGAGGGTCCCTTCTGGGCGCATCGGATCAACCGCGGCCTGCTGCGCGCGCGCCGCACCGCGGCCTGA
- a CDS encoding HesB/IscA family protein, with product MSTSTTETGSLQESSELPVHEVNLSDVAAGKVRSLLEQEGRTDLRLRVAVQPGGCSGLIYQLYFDERVLDGDAVRDFDGVEVIVDKMSVPYLSGASIDFEDTISKQGFTIDNPNAGGSCACGDSFH from the coding sequence ATGAGCACATCGACCACCGAAACAGGGTCCCTCCAGGAGTCCTCGGAACTTCCCGTGCACGAGGTCAACCTGTCCGATGTCGCAGCCGGCAAGGTGCGCAGCCTCCTCGAGCAGGAAGGACGCACCGACCTCCGTCTGCGCGTCGCGGTCCAGCCGGGCGGCTGCTCCGGGCTGATCTACCAGCTGTACTTCGACGAGCGCGTCCTCGACGGCGATGCGGTGCGGGACTTCGACGGAGTCGAGGTCATCGTGGACAAGATGAGCGTCCCCTACCTGTCCGGTGCGTCCATCGACTTCGAGGACACCATCTCGAAGCAGGGATTCACCATCGACAACCCGAATGCAGGCGGATCCTGCGCCTGTGGGGACTCCTTCCACTAA
- the qcrA gene encoding cytochrome bc1 complex Rieske iron-sulfur subunit yields the protein MADSSNGAPGTSVTVATPGRELDEFENPGLPPHRPRLADRDRRAEKRAERQVALLFFISVLGTLLFFAGYFFVPLDQSVERLRLQNLMLGLGTAFSMLGIGVGIVHWAKTLMPDHEITESRHEIRPERDRQDAEKIVNDVLDESGIKRRPLIRNTLLGAALLAPLPAIAIFRDLGPLPGNSLKQTMWDTGVRLTRDPSGTPIRASDVTIGSAFHVIPEGLNEIENKLEEKAKAVVLLMRLDPEELNPSPGRENWGYDGIVAYSKICTHVGCPVALYEQQTHHLLCPCHQSTFDLEQECKVIFGPAARPLPQLPIEVDDEGYLVASSDFQEPVGPSFWERG from the coding sequence ATGGCCGACTCCAGTAACGGCGCTCCGGGAACCTCGGTCACCGTCGCTACGCCGGGCCGGGAACTCGACGAGTTCGAGAACCCGGGTCTCCCGCCCCACCGGCCGCGCCTCGCGGATCGTGACCGACGCGCGGAGAAGCGCGCCGAACGCCAGGTCGCCCTGCTGTTCTTCATCTCGGTTCTCGGTACCCTGCTCTTCTTCGCCGGCTACTTCTTCGTCCCGCTCGACCAGTCGGTGGAGCGCCTGCGCCTCCAGAACCTGATGCTCGGCCTTGGCACCGCCTTCTCGATGCTGGGTATCGGCGTCGGTATCGTGCACTGGGCGAAGACGCTCATGCCGGACCACGAGATCACGGAGAGCCGCCACGAGATCCGCCCGGAGAGGGACCGCCAGGACGCGGAGAAGATCGTCAACGACGTCCTCGACGAGTCCGGCATCAAGCGCCGCCCGCTGATCCGCAACACGCTCCTCGGAGCGGCGCTGCTGGCTCCCCTGCCGGCGATCGCGATCTTCCGCGACCTCGGTCCGCTGCCGGGTAACTCCCTGAAGCAGACCATGTGGGACACCGGCGTCCGCCTGACCCGTGACCCGAGCGGTACACCCATCCGTGCCTCGGACGTGACCATCGGATCGGCGTTCCACGTCATTCCCGAAGGCCTCAACGAGATCGAGAACAAGCTCGAGGAGAAGGCGAAGGCAGTCGTCCTGCTGATGCGCCTGGACCCCGAGGAGCTCAACCCCTCTCCCGGCCGGGAGAACTGGGGCTACGACGGAATCGTTGCGTATTCCAAAATCTGCACGCACGTCGGCTGCCCGGTAGCACTGTACGAACAGCAGACACACCACCTGCTGTGCCCCTGCCACCAATCCACCTTCGACCTCGAGCAAGAGTGCAAGGTGATTTTTGGGCCGGCTGCGCGTCCGCTGCCACAGCTACCCATCGAAGTCGACGACGAGGGCTACCTCGTCGCGTCAAGCGATTTCCAAGAACCCGTAGGACCTAGTTTCTGGGAGCGAGGCTGA
- the ctaC gene encoding aa3-type cytochrome oxidase subunit II, whose amino-acid sequence MSSQDRTGSKRVRIAKISSISLAGALLLTGCSAQAQNGWLPADRDNTNHTGIITDLWVNSWIAALVVGIITWGLIIWCMVAYRRRKNDTGYPRQMSYNLPLEIFYLTIPLFMVLVFFYFTERDINTIDARVEDPDVIVDVRGKQWAWDFNYVTEDKYSTGEQAHLTGEPGRVDDLPTLYLPVNRSVELQLNARDVQHSFFVPAFLQKRDLYPGRTNYINLTPTKEGTFAGKCAELCGQYHSEMLFNVKVVSQAEFDAQMAQLEDGQLGDEYDRDSYPEDDPDTDPARSSS is encoded by the coding sequence GTGAGTTCGCAGGACCGAACCGGTAGCAAGCGCGTCAGGATCGCGAAGATCTCCAGCATCTCGCTGGCTGGCGCCCTCCTACTGACCGGCTGTTCGGCACAAGCCCAGAATGGCTGGCTCCCGGCTGACCGGGACAACACCAATCACACCGGGATCATCACCGATCTGTGGGTCAATTCGTGGATCGCGGCGCTGGTCGTCGGCATCATCACGTGGGGCCTGATCATCTGGTGCATGGTTGCCTACCGCCGCCGGAAGAACGACACCGGCTACCCGCGGCAGATGAGCTACAACCTGCCGCTCGAGATCTTCTATTTGACGATCCCGCTGTTCATGGTGCTCGTGTTCTTCTACTTCACCGAGCGCGACATCAACACGATCGACGCCCGCGTCGAGGACCCCGATGTCATCGTGGACGTCCGTGGCAAGCAGTGGGCGTGGGATTTCAACTACGTCACCGAGGACAAGTACTCCACGGGAGAGCAGGCCCACCTCACGGGGGAGCCGGGCCGGGTCGATGACCTGCCGACCCTGTACCTGCCCGTGAACCGGAGTGTCGAGCTCCAGCTCAACGCCCGCGACGTGCAGCACTCGTTCTTCGTCCCGGCGTTCCTGCAGAAGCGGGACCTCTACCCGGGGCGCACCAACTACATCAACCTCACCCCTACCAAGGAGGGGACCTTCGCGGGCAAGTGCGCCGAGCTGTGCGGTCAGTACCACTCGGAGATGCTCTTCAACGTCAAGGTCGTCTCGCAGGCGGAATTCGACGCGCAGATGGCGCAGCTGGAAGACGGTCAGCTCGGTGACGAGTACGACCGCGACTCCTACCCAGAGGATGATCCCGATACCGACCCAGCCAGGAGCAGCAGCTGA
- a CDS encoding cytochrome c oxidase subunit 4, with the protein MRIETKLFVYMTPFFLLVGTVYGFLVEWSEPVGFLALYLTAGLSGMIGFYLAFTGKRVGLRPEDRLDAEIHEGSGEQGQFSPWSWWPLVLGLAAATGFLGIAIGFWIMYIGMGLAVIALVGWVFEYSRGYHAH; encoded by the coding sequence ATGAGGATCGAGACCAAGCTCTTCGTCTACATGACGCCGTTCTTCCTGCTGGTGGGAACCGTGTACGGCTTCCTCGTGGAATGGTCGGAGCCCGTAGGATTCCTCGCGCTCTACCTCACGGCAGGCCTGTCGGGGATGATCGGGTTCTACCTCGCCTTCACCGGCAAGCGCGTGGGCCTGCGCCCCGAGGACCGTCTGGACGCCGAGATCCACGAGGGTTCCGGTGAGCAGGGCCAGTTCAGCCCCTGGAGCTGGTGGCCCCTGGTCCTCGGGCTCGCCGCCGCGACCGGTTTCCTCGGTATCGCGATCGGGTTCTGGATCATGTACATCGGGATGGGGCTGGCCGTGATCGCCCTGGTCGGCTGGGTCTTCGAGTACAGCCGTGGGTACCACGCCCACTAG
- a CDS encoding DUF3043 domain-containing protein: MFGRKETPPAQEAVDSASRTDEALRAQGKGAPTPKRSVQEAARKRPLVPTDRKAARDQSRANVRDERAKTRQALDTGDERYLPLRDKGPNRRYIRQFVDARVNIGEFLMIAALVFVVLSFFQSVAVQSAVLMAFWVLIVAVIVDCVLLRRKLKKKLTEKFGSPNQGDLWYGVTRALQFRRLRLPKPQVSRGQYPS, from the coding sequence GTGTTCGGACGAAAAGAAACCCCGCCTGCCCAGGAAGCCGTTGACAGCGCTTCACGCACCGACGAAGCGCTGCGCGCCCAGGGCAAGGGCGCACCGACGCCCAAGCGCAGCGTGCAGGAGGCCGCGCGGAAACGGCCCCTCGTTCCCACCGACCGCAAGGCCGCCCGGGACCAGAGCCGTGCGAATGTGCGCGACGAACGCGCGAAGACGCGCCAGGCCCTCGATACCGGGGACGAGCGCTACCTGCCGCTGCGGGACAAGGGCCCGAACCGTCGCTACATCCGCCAGTTCGTCGACGCCCGCGTCAACATCGGCGAGTTCCTCATGATCGCCGCCCTGGTGTTCGTGGTCCTGAGCTTCTTCCAGTCCGTCGCGGTGCAGAGCGCCGTCCTGATGGCCTTCTGGGTGCTCATCGTCGCTGTGATCGTCGATTGCGTCCTGCTGCGCCGGAAGCTGAAGAAGAAGCTGACCGAGAAGTTCGGCTCCCCCAACCAGGGCGACCTCTGGTACGGGGTGACGCGTGCGCTGCAGTTCCGCCGCCTGCGCCTCCCGAAGCCGCAGGTCAGCCGGGGACAGTACCCCTCCTGA
- a CDS encoding phosphatase PAP2 family protein, translating to MTASGTARERSAGRSLAAAISEVFAPAILVSAFLLVAAVRSAGGPGGILPGAIAVVFTAALPFAGVLLLVHSGHLVDHHISDRRQRGPVLAATLVSIGVGLLLLTLLHAPWAVTGTVLCTVGGVVVVLVVNLWWKLSAHSAVAVFFVVGIVALFGPKAAPLLLVPPAVGWSRVRLRAHSPGQVWAGCLLGAVIGAAFAVFVAGR from the coding sequence GTGACCGCTTCAGGCACCGCACGAGAGAGATCGGCCGGCCGTTCCCTTGCTGCTGCGATCAGCGAGGTCTTCGCTCCGGCCATCCTCGTGTCGGCCTTCCTCCTGGTCGCCGCGGTTCGGTCGGCGGGCGGACCCGGCGGGATACTCCCCGGCGCCATCGCGGTGGTCTTCACCGCGGCACTCCCCTTCGCGGGGGTGCTGCTCCTCGTGCACAGCGGCCACCTGGTGGACCACCACATCAGTGATCGCCGTCAGCGGGGCCCGGTGCTCGCTGCGACGCTCGTGTCCATCGGTGTGGGACTCCTGCTCCTCACTCTCCTGCACGCGCCCTGGGCGGTCACCGGCACCGTCCTGTGCACAGTCGGGGGCGTGGTCGTCGTCCTCGTCGTGAACCTCTGGTGGAAGCTGTCCGCCCACTCCGCGGTCGCCGTGTTCTTCGTCGTCGGGATCGTGGCGCTCTTCGGCCCGAAGGCCGCACCGCTCCTCCTCGTACCCCCGGCGGTGGGATGGTCACGGGTACGGCTCCGCGCGCACAGCCCGGGGCAGGTCTGGGCCGGCTGCCTCCTCGGTGCCGTCATCGGCGCGGCCTTCGCGGTCTTCGTCGCGGGGCGCTGA